A window of Cryptomeria japonica chromosome 3, Sugi_1.0, whole genome shotgun sequence contains these coding sequences:
- the LOC131035104 gene encoding phosphopantetheine adenylyltransferase yields MGEPMPPANFESEDLKNSSSEGMDASKINSPPNSYDAVLLGGTFDRLHDGHRRLLKAAAELARGRVFVGVCTGPMLENKELAHLIEPLEKRMEAAERYIKSVKPELLVQVEPMFHIDPYGPPMMDSDRDAIIVSKETFAGALSVNKRRAERGLSQLKLEVVDLVIEGENGEKLSSTALRQLDASEQTGKGCSVASE; encoded by the coding sequence ATGGGCGAGCCAATGCCTCCTGCAAATTTCGAAAGTGAAGACCTTAAGAATAGCAGCTCTGAAGGTATGGATGCTTCAAAAATCAACTCTCCACCCAACTCATATGATGCTGTTCTTTTAGGAGGCACCTTTGATAGGTTGCATGATGGGCATCGTCGTCTTCTCAAGGCTGCAGCAGAATTGGCAAGAGGCAGAGTTTTTGTGGGTGTATGCACTGGACCAATGCTGGAAAACAAAGAGCTTGCTCACTTGATTGAACCTTTGGAAAAGAGAATGGAAGCAGCTGAAAGATACATTAAGTCTGTCAAACCAGAATTACTAGTGCAAGTGGAACCTATGTTCCACATCGATCCCTATGGTCCGCCCATGATGGATAGTGATCGAGATGCCATCATTGTCAGCAAGGAAACTTTTGCTGGTGCGTTATCTGTCAATAAAAGAAGAGCTGAAAGGGGTTTATCTCAATTGAAGTTGGAAGTCGTTGACCTGGTCATTGAAGGGGAAAATGGTGAAAAGCTCAGCTCTACAGCACTGCGTCAACTTGATGCTTCTGAACAGACCGGGAAAGGATGTTCGGTTGCTTCTGAATAA